Below is a window of Corynebacterium kalinowskii DNA.
GTTACGACGGCGGTTCGTTTCTCCTACGGGTCGAAGATGTTGACACCGGCAGGTCTTCCCGTGAATCCGCACAGCGCCAGCTCGAGGACCTGGCCGCCATTGGCCTGGACTGGGATGGTGATGTGTTGTATCAATCCACCAGGTCAGCCGCATATGCGGCGGCATTAAATCAGCTGCCGACCTTCGAATGCTATTGCTCTCGCAAGGACATCCAGGAGGCATCGAGAGCCCCGCACGCCATCCCGGGGTCGTACCCTGGCACGTGCCGTGATGGTGGCGTACCCTCTGGCCGGCCGCCTGCGTTGCGACTGCGTTCTGAGGTGCGTGAATTTACCGTGCACGACTACTTCGCCGGCTCGTATACCGGCGAAGTGGATGACATGATTCTGCGCCGCGGCGATGGTGACTGGGCCTACAACCTGGCCGTGGTGGTGGATGATGCCTTTCAGGGCGTCAACCAGGTAGTGCGCGGGGATGATTTGCTCTCCTCCGCCCCAAGGCAGGCTTATCTAGCTTCACTTTTAGGTCTGCCGGTTCCTGAGTACGTCCACGTTCCGTTGGTGCTCAACAAAGAAGGCAAACGCTTAGCCAAGCGCGATGGCGCAGTGACGCTGCGAGAGATGGATCTAGTGGAAGCGAAGGAAAGACTCGCGCTATCGATCGGGCTTCAACCGGCATCGCCGGCCGGGCTTTTGGAACAGTTCGACCCCGCAAAGTTGTCCCGAGAAGCGGTGGTGTTCGAGTGATTCGGGGACGGACCGTCGATAAGCACGGGCGCTGCGAGCACTACCACTCCGAGCTTGACGTAGTGGCTAACAAGTGCGCGACCTGCGGGGAGTATTGGGCGTGCTACCAGTGTCATCAGGAGTCCGGGCATGCGTTTGGGGCGATGCCTCGAGACGAAAAAGCCGTCATGTGTGGCGTGTGTGGCCACGAGATGACGGCTGCGGAGTACGCGGATAGTTGCCCGAAGTGTGGTGCTCAGTTCAATCCGGGCTGCAAGCTACACGCTGGAATCTATTTCGCGGATTAGCTGCTGGACGCGGGTGTCGATGTCATCGCGAACCAGGCGCATGCGCTCCATGCCGGTGATGCCATCGTGGGAAGGTTCCACGGTGACCCAGCGCTCGGTGTTGCCTTCTACCTGGGCGTCTTCGCCAAGGACGATGACGCGGTCGGCTTCAGCGAGAAGGGCTGGATCGATCGGTTTTGGCACACCAGCAGACATGTCCGCGCCGACCTCAGCAATCGCCGCGACGGACTCCTGATTGAGCTTGGTGCCCGGCTTGGTGCCTGCGGAATGGATCTCCAGGCGATCGCCGGCGTACTTCTCGGCCAGGGCAGCGGCCATTTGGGACTTGCCGCCGTTGCCGACGCAAATGAACAAAACCTTCTTCATTTAGACCTCCTGGGAGAATAGGCGTGGCTTTAGCCACTTCATGACGTAAACAAGCGCGACCAGCACGGGGACTTCGATCAACGGCCCAATGGTTCCAGCTAGCGCCTGACCAGATGCCGCGCCGAAAGTGCCGATGGCAACGGCGATGGCAAGCTCAAAGTTATTGCCTGCTGCGGTGAACGCAACAGAAGCCGATTGCGCGTAGCCCATCCCGGACTTCCAGGAGGCCAGCGTGGCAATGAAAAACATGCCGATGAAGTAGGCAAGGAGCGGGATCGCGAGGCGAGCCACGGCCCACGGGTTCTCTGCAATGTGCTCGCCCTGCAGGGCGAAGAGCAGCACGATTGTGTAGAGCAAACCCAGCAAAGCGAGGGGAGAAATGGCGGGAATAAAGGTGTTTTCGTACCAGGCACGACCCTTGAGCTTCTCGCCGAGAACGCGGGACAGCACGCCGAGGAGCAGTGGGATGCCCAAGAAGACCAGTACCGAGGAAACGATGGCCCAGAAGGAGAATTCGGCCGAGGTCGTCGGCAAGCCCAGCCAGCTTGGGAGTACCTGCAGGTAGAACCAGCCGAGGATGCCGAACATCAAGACCTGGAAGACGGAGTTGACGGCCACGAGCACCGCGGTGGCTTCGCTGTCCGCACACGCGAGATCGGACCAGACGAGCACCATGGCGATGCAGCGTGCGAGGCCAACGATGATCAGGCCGGTGCGCAGTTCAGGCTGGTCGGGGAGGAAGATCCATGCCAGGGTGAACATGAACAGTGGCCCGACGATCCAGTTGAGGATGAGGGACACCGTCATGAGGCGACGGTCGGACGTGATTTCGCGGGTTTTGTCGTAGCGCACCTTCGCCAGCGGGGGGTACATCATGACCAGCAGGCCGATGGCGATGGGGATGGAGACGCTGTCGATTTGGTAGGAGTTCAGCGCGTCGGCAATGCCGGGTACGGTGTTGCCGAGCAGAAGGCCGAGGCCCATGGCCAGGAGGATCCAGACGGGCAGGAAGCGGTCGAGGAATGACATTCTTTCACCTTTTATTGAAGTTTATCAATATGTTAAATGTCCTATCGAGCACTGTCAATATATACTGAGTGCATGGAATGTTGTTCGCTGTGTGATGGCCCCCTCTCGGATGGGGAGGCCGAGAGGCTCGCGGCGCTGTTCAAAGTACTCTCCGACCCCGTCCGATTGCAGTTGCTCTCCGAAATCGAAGCCGCCGGCTGCGGCCCGCTCACCGTCAATGACCTAGTCGGGCGCACCTCACTGTCTCAGCCGACCGTCTCGCACCACCTCAAGCTGCTTACCGACGCCGGGTTGCTCCGAAAGGTACGAGTCGGGCGAAGCGTGCTCCACGAAGTGCAGCCGGAACCGTTCAAAGAGCTGCAAAAGGTACTCGACCTCTCCTAGTCGATTAGGGAGTCACCACCAATTTGCCGCGAGCTCCGCGTTCGGCATCGATGAAACTGTGATTGACCATCGTGTATGTTCCCGCTTCAGGGAACGTTGCTTCCACGAAGCCGCCCTGGGCTGCGCTGAGGTCCAGTGCTTGACCGCCACCAGTTTTCGGCCCAGCTAGACCAGGGGTAGTGCCATCCAACAAGGTATAGGCGCCTTCCTTGTACATCGTGTGGAATTGTCCGCCCACGATGTGAAAGCTCAACGGGCGATTCGGCCCGGCGTCGAGGAGCCAAAAACGAGCCGTTTCGCCAGCTTTCAATTGCAGGGGAGTGGCCACATACTGGTCTTCCCAGCCATTGAACACCACAGCGTCAGGCTCGCCTGCGGCCAGCTTGGCTGGGTCAACCGGGTTGTCTGACGTGCCGTCCAGGCCGTAAACCTCAGATTGCACCAGCAAAAATTCCTGATCCACTGGAGCTAGACCCGGTGGATCAATAATTACCGCACCGAACATGCCCGCGGCCACGTGCATAGACATCGGCATTGTGCCGCAGTGGTACAGCCAAATGCCAGCATGGTTGGCGCGAAAATTGTATTCCAGCTGTTCCCCAGGATTAATCGACTTCATCGTCTCATCTGGGGACACTTGCCCAGCATGAAAATCAATGGAATGCGCCATGGTGCCGGAGTTGATGAAGGTGACGCGAAACTCGTCGCCGACTTTGCCACGCAGAATCGGACCTTGAATCCCGCCATTGAAAGTCCAGCGGCCACGGCCGTTGATTTCCGTTTCCTGCACATCGATGGTCACTTCGTGCACCTTTGCTGCCGGAGCGGGCTCGAGGGAGGCGTCTACCAGGGCTGACTCTGGCGCCTTGGGCTGCTGCTTAGCAAAGCCTGCGCTGGAGCCACCCGGATTATTGTGGTCTGCATTGCCATCGACGTTGATCTGGAGAGTCATTCCCTGCATGCGATGACCTGCTATCGAACACCATGCTTCTTGGGATGTTGTGATAATGCCAGCATCAACGGTGGTGGTCGCGCCGGGCTGAAGTCTGCCGGAAGTAGCACCAGATTCTAAAACGAGGTCATGTATCTGGCCGTCATGATTAGCAACGTTGAGGATGAGCCGGTTGCCTTTGGGAACGTCAATAGCATTTGGGCTAAACGCCATGCCGTGAATCATGATGTTCACAGTGGTGGTTTGACCGGTAGCCATGGTGGCAGAATCGGATGTCGGTGAAGGTGGCACACTTGTGCCACCACTGAACAGCACTGCGAGCGCAGTCAGTGTGGCCACCCCGGCGGTTATTTGATTCCACCGTGGTGCCTTGTGTGGCTCGGGTCCTTCGGATTCCTTCAATAGCACTGCCTTTTGGGTCTTCACGGCAAATGGCATAGCCACCAAGAACCAACCTAAAGCTCCACATACCAACAAGGAAGCAACTACCTTGAGCCACGAGTTGGTGCTGTAGATCCAGATCAGCAGACCGCCATTGATCACGGTGGAACGAAACAGTGCGCCCTGGTTCATTGTGTACATTCCTGCGCGTACCGCTGCGGGTCCGCCGCCAATGGTAGATGGCAAAACGTAGCTCATCGTGCCGATCAGCAACTGTGCAGCGAATCCAACGAGGAGACCCAGCGTGGGCAAGGTGGATCCAAAAGCAAAAACGAGCAGGGATCCGATCAGCCAGAATTGGCTGAACAGTGCTGAAAGCGCAGCGAAAGAGAGTCGGTCTCGAGGATTGAGCAGGACTCGAAATGCGCTGAAAAGGAAGCCCGTCAAGGCCAGCGCCCATCCCGCGGTATAGATGAGTAAACCTGCCTGTGCGCCACGTCCGGTGAGGCTGCCGATAATCCCAATGACCAGCCCAATGGATAGAAGGTGCAGCGCGGGTTTGGTGTAGTCCCGCACGATCTGGGTGCGCCACATCGCTGGAAAGAGTACCGCTAGGCTGCCCAGTGCCGCGAAGCCAACAAAGCCACCGAAGTTCAGTAGTAAATGTGACTCCAGTAGTCGACTTGGCCAGGGGTCAGGAAGTGAAAACGCCATAGCGCCACCGAAGACTGCGCCCACCATGAGCGACAGTGCGGAGAGTAGATATGCCTGCACGGAATGAGAAAAGCGCTTGTCGCTCTGGTAGAGGCTCAGGAGGAAGCCGAAATGCCAGATGAGGGCAAGGATCACGCCACCTGCGCCGATGGCGGTGACAACTGGCAGCCCACTGAGCTGGCCGAGGATAATCGCCATGATTGCTGAGTTGAGCAGATAAAAGCGCCAAACGGTGTGCTCTCGCTGGGAATCTGACACAGCGGAGTGGAGCCATTTTTCGGTGAAGTGTCCGCTCCAGAGCATGACTGAGTTGGTCAGTGCACCCAGGGTGAATAGATGGATCAGAATCCATCGAAACTGTGGCAATACGGGGTGAATGAGTCCGGCAATTACCAACGCAATCAGCCACCACGTGACAAACTTGCTTGCTTTGCTGTGCCAGGAGCGCGGGCGAGCAGACTTAATCATGACTTTAATTTACATGTTTAAATCCTACGGTTCCACACTTGGTGATCTAGGAAGCTGTTCTGGTCTGGCGCCACAGCACTAACCCCAGTCCAACTATCAGTAAAGCCAAGGTGGAAAGCCACATCGTAAATTCGAACCAGCCCAGCTGGAACATGTGCCCGGAGAGCCAGCCAACCACGGAACTGCCTGCGTAGTAGTTGAAAATGTACATGCTGGAAGCTTCTGCGCGGTGGGATTTTGCAAGTAGTCCCACCCAGCTTGAGGAGGTGGAGTGCAGGGCAAAGAATGCGGCGGTGAAGACGAACAGTGCTACCAACATCACAGGCAAAACATGTGTGTTCATCAGGGGGATGGGGATTAAGAGTAAAACTGTGGACCAACAGGCGACCGGTCCCGGTCCGTATCTTTTCACCAGTGTTCCTGCCCGTGCGGAACTCCAGGTGCCAGCCAAGTACATGATGAACAGCAATCCGACGATGCCCTCGGACAAGCCAAAGAGTGAGATCAATCGAAATCCGAGGTAGTTGTACACGGAGACGAAAACGCCCATCGCCAGGAATGGCATGATGAACAGCATGGCTAGGCGGGGATTCTTCCAGTGATTAAGCATCGCCTGTAGCTCGGTGCCGAAATGTAAATCCTTGGGTCGGAAATTCTGCTGTTTGGGCAAAAGAACCAGCACAAGCACTGCCATGGACAGGGCGAATGTGGCGTTGATGCCCATGGCCCAGCGCCAGCTGGCAAACTCCACGATTCCGGAGGGGATGAGGCGGCCGATGAGTCCGCCGACTGAGTTTCCGGCGATGTACAGTCCCATCGCGCGGGAGAGGTCTTCGCGGTGAATTTCCTCGGATAGCCAGGTCATTGCGACCGCCGGCGTGCCGGCAAAGAACATTCCTTGGAGTGCGCGGATGCCAATGAGGAGCGCGGGGCTGGATACGAACGGGATCGCCAGTCCGAGGAGGCTGGCGGCCAGGAGAGAAATGACGAGCACGCGACCGCGACCGAATTTCTCGGACAGGATTGATGCAGGTACTACGCAGATCGCGAGCATTCCCGTGGCGGCGGAAATAGTCAGCGCTGCCGTCGTGGGGGTGATATCAAACTCACTGCTCAGAGTGGGGAGGAGTGCTTGGGTGCAATACAGGCCGTTGAACGTGGCCAGGCCGACAGCGAGCATGGCCAACGTTGCTCGTTGATATGTCGATTCGCCTCTTCGCATGCCCGCCATACTGCTATTATATACCTAAACTAGAAGTGTATCCCGAAAAGTGATTCGGAGAATGAATTGAATCTTTCTACTGTCGACATCGCGAGCTTCCTCGCAGTCGCCGAATCGGGCCACCTCACGGAAACTGCCGCCGCGCTGGACGTTCCGCAACCGACTCTCTCCAGGCGCATCGCCCGACTCGAAGAAGAGCTCGGCGCCACCCTCTTTGATCGCGTCGGCCGATCGCTGCAGCTTAACGCCCGTGGTCGGGCATTCCAGTCCTATGCCCGTGACATCATGACTGCCACCGATGCCGGCTCCCGCGAGGTTCACCGCCTCATGGACCCCGAGCGCGGCACCGTTCGCATAGGCTTCATGCACTCCCTGGGCACCTGGCTCATCCCCTCCCTCCTGCGCGAATACCGCGCCCGCTTCCCCCAAGTCCAATTTGAACTGTGCCAAGGTCCGGCGCGCGACCTGGAAAACGCCGTGCTTATCGACGACCTCGACCTCGCCTTCGTTAGCCCGGCGCCAGCATGTCCTGAGGTGTCGTGGGCGGTCCTGCGCACCCAGGAACTGGCGTTGGCGGTACCCAGCGGGCATCCACTAGCCGGACGTTCTTCGGTGCCACTTGCCGAGCTCAAGGGCGAGCATTTCATCGGAATGTACGAGGCGTACGGCATTCAAATCATTCTCGAGCACCTTGCTGCTGATGCCGGGTTTACTCCCAAGATCGCGTTTCGAACCCAGGAAATGACCACAGTCGGTGGCCTCGTTTCCTCTGGTCTGGGCGTCGCCTTGCTTCCCTTAGGGGATCCGGCGTTGGCATTCGATGGTGTCGAACTGATTCCGTTAGAACCGCGTTTCGAGCGCGACATCGGCTTGATTTGGCAGTCAGGGCTTTTCGAGGCGCCACCCGTGGAGTTGTTCAAGAATTTCGTGCTCGGGCGGATCTAGCAGAATCCCCAACTCGATAGCAAAAACTGCCCCGGTCCCTCCACATGGAAGGCCGGGGCAGTTTGCGGTATTTAAAGCTATTTACTTAGCAGCTTCGAAGCGCTTTGCTACTTCGTCCCAGTTGTAGACGTTCCAGACAGCCTTGACGTAGTCTGCCTTGACGTTCTTGTACTGGAGGTAGAAAGCGTGCTCCCACATGTCGAGCATGAGCAGTGGGCGCAGGTCGATGGAGAGGTTGCCCTGCTGGTCGGTCATCTGCTCGATAACGAGGCGCTCGCCGATGGTGTCCCAAGCCAGAACTGCCCAGCCGGAGCCCTGCAGGCCAAGAGCGGCAGCGTCGAAGTGTGCCTGGAAATCCTCGAAGGAGCCGAAGTCGCGGACGATGGCGTCGAGAAGCTCACCGGTTGGCTGGCCACCAGCGTTAGGAGCCAGGTTCTTCCAGAACAGGGAGTGGTTGGTGTGTCCACCGAGGTTGAAAGCCAGGTCCTTGGACAGGCCGGTGACAACTGCGCCGATGGTGCCGTCCTTGCGAGCAGCTTCCATCTTCTCAAGAGCAGCGTTTGCACCGTTGACGTAGTTCTGGTGGTGCTTGGTGTGGTGCAGCTCCATGATTTCAGCGGAAATGTGTGGCTCGAGAGCGTCGTATGCGTAATCGAGCTGTGGAAGTTCGTACTTAGCCATGTGGTAAAACCTTTCGTTTGACGGTGTGCTCCCCATGATAGGCGTGTTTTGGATTTCCGCAACGATATGATGGCGTATATGGGATTCCTCTTCGCTCCGAAACCGGAAATGGTCACCGCCGAAACCGCACTTAGGGGTGGCTCGGTGCCTGTCAATCCGACTCCTGCCCCACACGCAGTCCTGGACATGCCACTGGATCTCGCGGGCAACGAGATCCTGGTCGGAATTGGTTGCTTTTGGGGCGCCGAAAGAATGTATTGGGAGATGCCGGGTGTGCTCACCACCAGCGTCGGTTATGCCGGTGGTTTCACCCCGAATCCGACGTATCGGGAGGTCTGCTCCGGTCGAACCGGGCACGCCGAGGTTGTTCGCGTTGTTTTCGGCGATGAGATTTCGGTGGAGGATGTCGTCGTTAAGGCGCTTGAGGCGCACGACCCCACCCAGGGTTACCGTCAGGGCAACGACGTCGGGACGCAGTATCGGTCGATTTTCTGCACGCACGAGCCGGCGCGGGTGCAGGCGCTTGTCGACGCCTATGGCCGCAAACTCGAGGAGAATGGCTTCCCGCCGATCACCACTGAGGTGACCGGCATGCAGCCGTATTACTTGGCTGAGGAGGAGC
It encodes the following:
- the gluQRS gene encoding tRNA glutamyl-Q(34) synthetase GluQRS; the protein is MIGRYAPSPSGDLHFGNLRTALLAWLFARYDGGSFLLRVEDVDTGRSSRESAQRQLEDLAAIGLDWDGDVLYQSTRSAAYAAALNQLPTFECYCSRKDIQEASRAPHAIPGSYPGTCRDGGVPSGRPPALRLRSEVREFTVHDYFAGSYTGEVDDMILRRGDGDWAYNLAVVVDDAFQGVNQVVRGDDLLSSAPRQAYLASLLGLPVPEYVHVPLVLNKEGKRLAKRDGAVTLREMDLVEAKERLALSIGLQPASPAGLLEQFDPAKLSREAVVFE
- a CDS encoding CHY zinc finger protein; this translates as MIRGRTVDKHGRCEHYHSELDVVANKCATCGEYWACYQCHQESGHAFGAMPRDEKAVMCGVCGHEMTAAEYADSCPKCGAQFNPGCKLHAGIYFAD
- a CDS encoding arsenate-mycothiol transferase ArsC, coding for MKKVLFICVGNGGKSQMAAALAEKYAGDRLEIHSAGTKPGTKLNQESVAAIAEVGADMSAGVPKPIDPALLAEADRVIVLGEDAQVEGNTERWVTVEPSHDGITGMERMRLVRDDIDTRVQQLIREIDSSV
- the arsB gene encoding ACR3 family arsenite efflux transporter → MSFLDRFLPVWILLAMGLGLLLGNTVPGIADALNSYQIDSVSIPIAIGLLVMMYPPLAKVRYDKTREITSDRRLMTVSLILNWIVGPLFMFTLAWIFLPDQPELRTGLIIVGLARCIAMVLVWSDLACADSEATAVLVAVNSVFQVLMFGILGWFYLQVLPSWLGLPTTSAEFSFWAIVSSVLVFLGIPLLLGVLSRVLGEKLKGRAWYENTFIPAISPLALLGLLYTIVLLFALQGEHIAENPWAVARLAIPLLAYFIGMFFIATLASWKSGMGYAQSASVAFTAAGNNFELAIAVAIGTFGAASGQALAGTIGPLIEVPVLVALVYVMKWLKPRLFSQEV
- a CDS encoding ArsR/SmtB family transcription factor; this encodes MECCSLCDGPLSDGEAERLAALFKVLSDPVRLQLLSEIEAAGCGPLTVNDLVGRTSLSQPTVSHHLKLLTDAGLLRKVRVGRSVLHEVQPEPFKELQKVLDLS
- a CDS encoding multicopper oxidase domain-containing protein, producing MIKSARPRSWHSKASKFVTWWLIALVIAGLIHPVLPQFRWILIHLFTLGALTNSVMLWSGHFTEKWLHSAVSDSQREHTVWRFYLLNSAIMAIILGQLSGLPVVTAIGAGGVILALIWHFGFLLSLYQSDKRFSHSVQAYLLSALSLMVGAVFGGAMAFSLPDPWPSRLLESHLLLNFGGFVGFAALGSLAVLFPAMWRTQIVRDYTKPALHLLSIGLVIGIIGSLTGRGAQAGLLIYTAGWALALTGFLFSAFRVLLNPRDRLSFAALSALFSQFWLIGSLLVFAFGSTLPTLGLLVGFAAQLLIGTMSYVLPSTIGGGPAAVRAGMYTMNQGALFRSTVINGGLLIWIYSTNSWLKVVASLLVCGALGWFLVAMPFAVKTQKAVLLKESEGPEPHKAPRWNQITAGVATLTALAVLFSGGTSVPPSPTSDSATMATGQTTTVNIMIHGMAFSPNAIDVPKGNRLILNVANHDGQIHDLVLESGATSGRLQPGATTTVDAGIITTSQEAWCSIAGHRMQGMTLQINVDGNADHNNPGGSSAGFAKQQPKAPESALVDASLEPAPAAKVHEVTIDVQETEINGRGRWTFNGGIQGPILRGKVGDEFRVTFINSGTMAHSIDFHAGQVSPDETMKSINPGEQLEYNFRANHAGIWLYHCGTMPMSMHVAAGMFGAVIIDPPGLAPVDQEFLLVQSEVYGLDGTSDNPVDPAKLAAGEPDAVVFNGWEDQYVATPLQLKAGETARFWLLDAGPNRPLSFHIVGGQFHTMYKEGAYTLLDGTTPGLAGPKTGGGQALDLSAAQGGFVEATFPEAGTYTMVNHSFIDAERGARGKLVVTP
- a CDS encoding MFS transporter; amino-acid sequence: MRRGESTYQRATLAMLAVGLATFNGLYCTQALLPTLSSEFDITPTTAALTISAATGMLAICVVPASILSEKFGRGRVLVISLLAASLLGLAIPFVSSPALLIGIRALQGMFFAGTPAVAMTWLSEEIHREDLSRAMGLYIAGNSVGGLIGRLIPSGIVEFASWRWAMGINATFALSMAVLVLVLLPKQQNFRPKDLHFGTELQAMLNHWKNPRLAMLFIMPFLAMGVFVSVYNYLGFRLISLFGLSEGIVGLLFIMYLAGTWSSARAGTLVKRYGPGPVACWSTVLLLIPIPLMNTHVLPVMLVALFVFTAAFFALHSTSSSWVGLLAKSHRAEASSMYIFNYYAGSSVVGWLSGHMFQLGWFEFTMWLSTLALLIVGLGLVLWRQTRTAS
- a CDS encoding LysR family transcriptional regulator, producing MNLSTVDIASFLAVAESGHLTETAAALDVPQPTLSRRIARLEEELGATLFDRVGRSLQLNARGRAFQSYARDIMTATDAGSREVHRLMDPERGTVRIGFMHSLGTWLIPSLLREYRARFPQVQFELCQGPARDLENAVLIDDLDLAFVSPAPACPEVSWAVLRTQELALAVPSGHPLAGRSSVPLAELKGEHFIGMYEAYGIQIILEHLAADAGFTPKIAFRTQEMTTVGGLVSSGLGVALLPLGDPALAFDGVELIPLEPRFERDIGLIWQSGLFEAPPVELFKNFVLGRI
- a CDS encoding superoxide dismutase produces the protein MAKYELPQLDYAYDALEPHISAEIMELHHTKHHQNYVNGANAALEKMEAARKDGTIGAVVTGLSKDLAFNLGGHTNHSLFWKNLAPNAGGQPTGELLDAIVRDFGSFEDFQAHFDAAALGLQGSGWAVLAWDTIGERLVIEQMTDQQGNLSIDLRPLLMLDMWEHAFYLQYKNVKADYVKAVWNVYNWDEVAKRFEAAK
- the msrA gene encoding peptide-methionine (S)-S-oxide reductase MsrA, whose product is MGFLFAPKPEMVTAETALRGGSVPVNPTPAPHAVLDMPLDLAGNEILVGIGCFWGAERMYWEMPGVLTTSVGYAGGFTPNPTYREVCSGRTGHAEVVRVVFGDEISVEDVVVKALEAHDPTQGYRQGNDVGTQYRSIFCTHEPARVQALVDAYGRKLEENGFPPITTEVTGMQPYYLAEEEHQQYLHKVPNGYCPIHSTGIKCG